One genomic window of Eleginops maclovinus isolate JMC-PN-2008 ecotype Puerto Natales chromosome 12, JC_Emac_rtc_rv5, whole genome shotgun sequence includes the following:
- the LOC134873273 gene encoding T-box transcription factor TBX3-like, translated as MRSFSEPCVPGEEPQIFPTRLGDSVRHGTILSGPSLFSALALASRSSTDPGLDTGAAPMTLQSPPEQIVCRPPEILEEGGLTEDEAKVYLEAKNLWKQFHKFGTEMVITKSGRRMFPPLKARCTGMDRTARYIVLMDIVAADECRYKFHNSRWMVAGKADPEMPKRMYIHPDSPATGEQWMSKVVNFHKLKLTNNISDKHGFTILNSMHKYQPRFHIVKATDIQKLPYSTFKTYVFCETEFIAVTAYQNDKITQLKIDNNPFAKGFRDTGNGRREKRKLQHSSQKSKDMRMADVESESVKGSDNSKSSDAHESESDKEDDVKDNPGEQQDTEIEPNISTAGRTVQRETEPRQSRILSILTDGAGRCEPKDSEKEQLCSGLAHCCVYPPDYNAPLQDSSSLSLSTQINTWTSCAPLDRAVPGGMGLHAAPVRGFPMGLQQHGLDLVGLSHFGGFLLYPYSSFPAASAHYLIPSVRSRAVCLG; from the exons ATGCGCAGCTTCTCGGAGCCGTGCGTCCCAGGTGAGGAACCACAAATCTTTCCAACCAGACTCGGAGATTCAGTCCGCCACGGAACCATTTTGTCCGGACCCTCGCTCTTCTCAGCCTTGGCCCTAGCCTCCCGGAGCTCAACAGACCCAGGTTTGGATACCGGCGCGGCCCCGATGACACTCCAGTCGCCACCGGAGCAGATTGTGTGCAGGCCTCCCGAAATTCTGGAGGAAGGAGGACTGACAGAGGATGAAGCGAAAGTTTACTTGGAAGCCAAAAACCTTTGGAAACAGTTCCACAAATTCGGAACTGAAATGGTCATTACAAAATCTGGAAG ACGCATGTTCCCGCCGCTCAAGGCCAGATGCACCGGGATGGACAGAACAGCCCGATATATTGTTCTGATGGACATCGTGGCGGCGGATGAGTGCCGATATAAGTTCCACAACTCCCGCTGGATGGTGGCGGGGAAAGCAGACCCGGAGATGCCCAAACGCATGTACATCCACCCGGACAGTCCGGCGACGGGCGAGCAGTGGATGTCCAAAGTGGTCAACTTCCACAAACTGAAACTGACCAACAACATCTCCGACAAGCATGGATTT ACAATTCTAAACTCCATGCACAAATACCAGCCAAGATTTCACATAGTGAAGGCGACTGACATCCAGAAGCTTCCCTACAGCACTTTCAAGACATATGTGTTCTGTGAGACGGAGTTCATCGCAGTCACAGCCTACCAAAACGACAAG ATAACGCAGCTGAAGATAGACAACAATCCTTTCGCTAAGGGATTCCGGGACACGGGCAAcggaagaagagaaaagag GAAACTACAACATTCATCACAAAAGTCTAAAGACATGCGGATGGCTGACGTGGAATCAGAATCTGTAAAAGGATCAGACAATTCCAAATCTTCAG ATGCTCATGAAAGTGAGAGTGACAAAGAGGATGATGTAAAAGATAATCCTGGAGAACAGCAGGACACAGAAATCGAGCCAAACATTTCCACAGCAGGTCGGACAGTTCAGAGAGAAACGGAACCCAGACAGAGCCGCATCCTCAGCATATTAACTGACGGAGCGGGTCGCTGCGAGCCAAAGGACTCGGAGAAAGAACAATTATGCAGTGGTTTAGCACACTGCTGTGTATACCCACCGGATTATAATGCACCACTGCAGGATTCGAGTAGTCTTTCCCTCTCTACTCAGATAAACACCTGGACCAGCTGTGCCCCGCTGGACCGAGCAGTGCCAGGTGGAATGGGCTTGCATGCAGCCCCTGTCAGAGGGTTTCCTATGGGCCTCCAACAGCATGGACTG GACCTGGTTGGCCTCTCACACTTTGGAGGCTTCCTGCTTTATCCCTACTCCAGCTTCCCTGCAGCATCCGCCCATTATCTCATCCCATCAGTGCGGTCCAG ggCAGTGTGCTTAGGGTGA
- the tti2 gene encoding TELO2-interacting protein 2 gives MSMELSSLLHDLHLSPSPSSDKLLPSSYLPPITELLSRLQEKLIDPPSDSETNALIGHVEQLFKKADPNWLFSANQDEGWAELQEAYSNLVSALIGCAALPICEDDCSSLPAVAYRIVPSLAQAVCSALTALLGTMGNGGSRSGLLLALAPHLCVFAVTHFQDQPWTSSSSRAGARSLQEVLLRTGGWRDSPHLLMGDGTQTNEGEEEGKNRGIFGGILDILQPQLTKDLWHRCEAVKLVFAWTLLQVTRPSLSPHLSRLLPPSLLLTDNYRQENCILGVCCLHHIVLNTPAADLRQFNRAEVLYQALFKQLYTTDAAVIQPVLSCLLDLLVVLEKPPSSLAPSSCRRKPCRHDDVLRLVLTHMEAEHKLELRRVYASALPLYMDRMGVAVCRHLRQVERVVLGYLEVTDPPEETSRLKILEVLQKTTRAAWPRMACRVAALLRCLLKLLVAVSSDRQLSDSVKQKLMSETSLCLKLLDGCCHGDLQLPLRQVDSSCCCSEVLGCLATITGTTERCCSRTSET, from the exons TATGGAGCTTTCATCTTTACTTCATGACCTtcatctctccccctccccctcctcagatAAGCTCCTACCTTCTTCCTACCTTCCTCCTATCACAGAGCTCCTGTCCCGGCTGCAGGAGAAGCTGATTGATCCACCCTCAGACTCTGAAACAAACGCCCTGATTGGTCATGTGGAACAGCTCTTCAAAAAAGCAGATCCAAATTGGCTGTTCTCAGCCAATCAAGATGAGGGGTGGGCGGAGCTTCAGGAGGCATACAGCAATTTGGTCagcgctctgattggctgtgcaGCTCTGCCGATCTGTGAAGACGACTGCAGCTCTTTGCCTGCCGTAGCCTATCGGATCGTCCCAAGTCTAGCTCAAGCAGTATGCTCTGCCCTCACGGCGCTGCTTGGAACTATGGGAAATGGAGGCAGTCGATCTGGTCTGCTGCTGGCTCTAGCtccacatttgtgtgtgttcgcTGTCACTCATTTCCAG GACCAGCCCTGgaccagctcctcctccagagcTGGGGCTCGGAGCCTTCAGGAGGTTCTGCTGAGGACAGGGGGCTGGAGGGACTCCCCCCACCTCCTGATGGGGGACGGGACTCAGACAAACGAGGGCGAAGAGGAAGGGAAGAACAGAGGGATTTTTGGAGGAATCCTGGACATCCTGCAGCCTCAACTGACCAA agaCTTGTGGCATCGATGTGAAGCAGTGAAGCTCGTGTTCGCGTGGACGCTCCTGCAg gtgactcgtccctctctttcccctcaCCTCTCCCGCCtccttcccccctccctcctcctcacagACAACTACAGACAAGAGAACTGCATTCTGGGAGTATGCTGTCTGCATCACATTGTACTCAACACG CCTGCTGCAGATCTACGTCAGTTCAACAGAGCAGAAGTTCTCTACCAGGCGTTATTCAAACAACTGTACACTACAGACGCTGCGGTAatccag CCGGTCCTATCCTGTCTCCTGGACTTGTTGGTGGTTTTGGAGAAGCCCCCCTCCTCTCTCGCCCCTTCCTCATGTCGCAGGAAGCCCTGTCGGCATGACGACGTGCTCCGTCTGGTCCTGACTCACATGGAGGCCGAGCACAAGTTGGAGCTGCGGCGTGTCTACGCCTCTGCTCTGCCTCTGTACATGGACAG GATGGGCGTGGCGGTGTGCAGACACCTGCGGCAGGTGGAGCGGGTGGTGCTTGGATACCTGGAGGTCACAGATCCACCTGAAGAGACGAGTAGACTGAAGATCCTCGAAGTCCTGCAGAAAACCACCAGAGCAGCCTGGCCACg GATGGCGTGTCGTGTTGCTGCGTTGCTGCGTTGCCTGTTGAAGTTGCTGGTTGCTGTGTCCTCAGACCGTCAGCTTAGTGACTCAGTAAAGCAGAAGCTGATGAGTGAGACGTCTCTTTGTCTGAAGCTGCTGGACGGCTGCTGCCATGGAGACCTGcag ctccCCCTTCGACAGGTCGACAGCAGCTGTTGCTGTTCTGAGGTGCTCGGCTGCTTAGCGACAATAACTGGGACGACAGAGAGGTGTTGCAGCAGAACATCTGAAACATAA